A portion of the Zymoseptoria tritici IPO323 chromosome 8, whole genome shotgun sequence genome contains these proteins:
- a CDS encoding AMP-dependent synthetase and ligase (. The predicted gene product is similar to Aspergillus nidulans AfeAp, an adenylate-forming enzyme.), with the protein MPTTCPNIVSFALSGNYDETRPILIDAADPARSINKARAIQLIASLTGAFKPGSTVVLHLTNDITYPILYMAILASGCRWVGSNTTYTASELEHIFNTSKADYIITDQEHLETIRAAVGNSDTLAEMILFADILENPHAECLPSASSPLDCGGKNGESSASSGLELHRTDSFNFRTLHDLQHDGTPAELFAALETIDIDSTAVMMSTSGTTGMPKIATRTHRAMVLEAINIEDNNAAKPYPVRRLFCTPIFHGFSAPEMLINSLRLGLTNFFMKRFNPVVFPENVHKYGITEIFAPPAMLALIVNRPESHALVQTLEAVYTGGAILMPELRRQFLALFTSPPIIFVVYGMTEGGWFSVSKFPHNDNTNSVGHIVPGTEVKVLHSGEHASTLTDGTAIGLILVKSEHLMTGYESNPQATAEHFHEDGWLNTGDIGYLRDGKIYLVDRAKDLIKVNGWQVAPAEIEDALLMSADVKDAGVIGVGEGLEEHPLAFVVRTHEGVTEEGLKEHLLTRLTKYKVMSTRVEFIDAIPKSISGKILKKDLRKMMADRKEAGLGLC; encoded by the coding sequence ATGCCGACTACATGCCCCAACATCGTCTCGTTCGCGCTCTCCGGCAACTACGATGAGACCCGGCCCATCCTGATCGATGCGGCCGATCCAGCGCGGTCCATCAACAAGGCCCGCGCAATCCAACTCATCGCCAGCCTGACAGGTGCCTTCAAGCCGGGTAGCACAGTCGTGCTCCACCTCACCAACGACATCACCTATCCCATCCTCTACATGGCCATCCTTGCCTCTGGATGCCGATGGGTAGGGTCAAACACGACATACACTGCGAGCGAGCTCGAGCACATCTTCAACACCTCCAAGGCCGATTACATCATCACCGACCAGGAGCATTTGGAGACGATTCGCGCGGCGGTGGGCAACAGTGACACTCTCGCCGAGATGATCCTCTTCGCGGATATCCTCGAGAACCCTCACGCGGAGTGTTTGCCTAGCGCTTCGTCTCCTCTCGACTGCGGCGGGAAGAATGGTGAATCGTCCGCATCCTCGGGACTCGAACTTCACCGCACGGATTCGTTCAACTTCCGCACTCTCCACGACCTTCAACACGACGGTACACCTGCGGAGCTCTTCGCCGCGCTCGAGACCATCGACATTGACTCCACCGCCGTGATGATGAGCACTTCGGGCACAACCGGCATGCCGAAGATTGCCACCCGCACCCACCGCGCCATGGTGTTGGAAGCCATCAACATTGAGGACAACAACGCCGCAAAACCCTACCCTGTCCGCCGCCTCTTCTGCACGCCCATCTTCCACGGCTTCTCGGCTCCCGAAATGCTCATCAACAGTCTTCGTCTGGGCCTCACCAACTTCTTCATGAAGCGGTTCAACCCCGTCGTTTTCCCCGAGAACGTCCACAAGTATGGCATCACCGAGATCTTCGCCCCTCCAGCGATGCTCGCTCTCATCGTCAACCGGCCAGAGTCCCACGCCCTCGTCCAGACCCTTGAGGCAGTCTACACCGGCGGCGCAATCCTCATGCCCGAGCTCCGGAGGCAgttcctcgccctcttcacCAGCCCTcccatcatcttcgtcgtctacGGCATGACCGAAGGCGGCTGGTTCTCCGTGAGCAAGTTCCCGCACAACGACAATACCAACTCCGTCGGCCACATTGTTCCCGGGACTGAAGTCAAAGTGCTGCACAGTGGCGAACACGCTTCCACTCTCACGGACGGTACGGCGATTGgtctcatcctcgtcaaGTCGGAACATCTCATGACTGGATATGAGAGCAATCCCCAAGCCACGGCTGAGCACTTCCATGAAGATGGATGGCTGAATACGGGCGATATCGGGTACCTCCGCGATGGCAAGATCTACCTCGTCGACCGTGCGAAGGATCTCATCAAGGTGAATGGGTGGCAAGTTGCTCCGGCGGAGATTGAAGATGCGTTGCTCATGTCTGCGGATGTGAAAGATGCGGGTGTCATTGGTGTGGGCGAAGGTTTAGAGGAGCATCCTCTGGCCTTCGTGGTCCGTACTCATGAGGGTGTCACTGAGGAGGGATTGAAGGAGCATCTGCTCACCCGGTTGACGAAGTACAAGGTCATGTCTACTCGGGTTGAGTTCATCGATGCCATCCCCAAGTCGATCAGCGGGAAGATCTTGAAGAAGGACTTGCGTAAGATGATGGCGGATAGGAAGGAGGCTGGTTTGGGGTTGTGTTGA
- the PEP-S10.1 gene encoding secreted peptidase S10 (Peptidase_S10. carboxypeptidase C family. Serine carboxipeptodase. Peptidase_S10 domain. predicted small (523 aa) secreted protein with probable O-glycosylation at Thr462) codes for MHAAYLTSILAWTRAVAAVSGGSRTFDKRLVDTSLFNAPGNSPNLQRRQNANTSAFAIDGSKIPGVDFTLDESYAGLLPISSDADEKSKLYFWYFPSTNKDADDEITIWLNGGPGCSSLEGFMQENGPLSWKPGTYKPVKNRWSWHHLTNMVWVDQPVTTGFSQGPRVVNNQEDLSRDFMGWLKNFIDTFGLHGRKIYLTGESYAAGMYIPYMAYYMLEANDKTYYNLQGTLGYSPALNWFAVTEQIPSVPFIDRWAPLFNLNSTFVDAMHKASDACGHTKFLNDYLTFPPPPGPMPDPPDGLVYREGCDTWTAILNATFLVNPCFNIYHIPDTCPFLWDILGSSPGPDGFFNRTDVQAAINAPPTNYILCNQTDQVFPNGDASEWSSFGDAGQKAILPQVIERSARTMLVGGDLDFIIISDGVLLSIQNMTWNGAQGFQQRPSDPFIVPYDGDSNYAAVGVLGVTHTERGLTWVNMAGSGHMGPRYAPAGAWRHLEYLLGRIDSL; via the exons ATGCACGCAGCATACCTCACGTCCATCCTCGCGTGGACTCGTGCCGTCGCGGCAGTGTCTGGCGGAAGTCGTACCTTCGACAAGCGGCTTGTGGACACCTCCCTCTTCAACGCACCCGGCAACAGTCCCAACCTGCAACGTCGACAGAATGCCAACACTTCTGCGTTCGCTATCGACGGTTCCAAGATTCCTGGTGTTGACTTCACCCTCGATGAGTCCTATGCTGGTCTGCTCCCGATCTCCTCGGACGCCGATGAGAAGAGCAAACTGTACTTTTGGTACTTTCCTTCGACTAATAAGGATGCTGATGATGAGATTACCATTTGGC TCAACGGAGGTCCAGGCTGCTCCAGCTTGGAAGGCTTCATGCAAGAGAACGGACCGCTGTCGTGGAAGCCTGGCACTTACAAGCCGGTGAAGAATCGCTGGAGCTGGCATCATTTGACTAACATGGTCTG GGTGGATCAGCCCGTGACCACCGGATTCTCCCAAGGCCCGAGGGTCGTCAACAATCAGGAGGATTTGTCGAGAGACTTCATGGGTTGGCTGAAGAACTTCATCGACACGTTCGGCTTGCATGGGAGGAAGATCTATTTGACGGGAGAGTCGTACGCTGCTGGG ATGTACATCCCATACATGGCC TACTACATGCTCGAAGCCAACGACAAAACCTACTACAACCTCCAAGGCACCCTCGGCTACAGCCCGGCCCTGAACTGGTTCGCCGTGACCGAACAAATCCCCTCCGTCCCCTTCATCGACCGCTGGGCGCCCCTCTTCAACCTGAACTCCACCTTCGTCGACGCCATGCACAAAGCCTCCGACGCCTGCGGACACACGAAATTCCTCAACGACTACCTCACcttcccacctccacccgGCCCGATGCCCGACCCACCGGACGGCCTCGTCTACCGCGAAGGCTGCGACACCTGGACCGCCATCCTCAACGCCACCTTCCTCGTGAACCCCTGCTTCAACATCTACCACATCCCCGACACCTGCCCCTTCCTCTGGGACATCCTCGGCTCCTCCCCGGGTCCAGACGGCTTCTTCAACCGCACAGACGTACAAGCCGCCATCAACGCCCCTCCAACAAACTACATTCTCTGCAATCAAACCGACCAAGTCTTCCCCAACGGCGACGCAAGCGAATGGTCCTCCTTCGGCGACGCCGGGCAAAAAGCCATCCTGCCACAAGTCATCGAACGCAGCGCCCGCACCATGCTCGTCGGCGGGGACTTggacttcatcatcatctccgaCGGCGTGCTCCTCAGTATCCAGAACATGACCTGGAATGGCGCCCAAGGGTTTCAGCAACGTCCTTCGGACCCCTTCATTGTGCCGTACGATGGTGA TTCGAATTATGCGGCGGTGGGGGTGTTGGGTGTGACGCATACGGAGAGGGGGCTGACGTGGGTGAATATGGCGGGGAGTGGGCATATGGGGCCGAGGTATGCGCCTGCGGGAGCGTGGAGGCATTTGGAGTATTTGTTGGGGAGGATTGATTCGTTGTAG
- the NFA2402 gene encoding nucleosome assembly protein family (A nucleosome assembly-like protein with more similarity to Homo sapiens TSPY, TSPLY and SET translocation (myeloid leukemia-associated)proteins than Saccharomyces cerevisiae NAP1) — translation MAEESPISYEDLANIEEDFEEVDTEIVRQQYALSAPLYAKRSTTVSQIPNFWPLVLEQAPPELDSFISASDSQIFGESLLALNVTRPELENGAAGHPRSLKIDFTFKPNDFFEDTELSKTFSYRRAKDGWTGLVSEPVKIHWKKGKDLSEGLNDNAVALFEARKKAGNMLARDIPEYKKLQEKLESLNGANTSFFTFFGWRKAGERVEVPEVSEEDEEAADDSEVEVHEAGEQVAVTIAEDLWPNAIKFFTQAQELGEMSDVDFEEDDDEEESGEDEPVDIRALVGGKDKGKAAKRLSDSGPPSKKQKK, via the exons ATGGCCGAAGAATCCCCAATCTCCTACGAAGACCTCGCCAACATCGAGGAGGACTTTGAGGAAGTCGACACTGAAATTG TTCGCCAGCAATACGCGCTCTCTGCTCCTCTCTACGCCAAACGATCCACGACCGTCTCTCAAATCCCCAACTTCTggcctctcgtcctcgaacaAGCACCTCCCGAGCTCGACAGCttcatctccgcctccgacTCGCAAATCTTCGGCGaatccctcctcgccctcaacGTAACCCGTCCCGAGCTCGAGAATGGCGCCGCCGGCCACCCGCGAAGCTTGAAgatcgacttcaccttcAAGCCAAATGACTTCTTCGAGGACACCGAGTTGAGCAAGACATTCTCTTACCGCCGCGCAAAAGATGGATGGACGGGCCTCGTTTCCGAGCCGGTGAAGATCCACTGGAAAAAGGGCAAGGATTTGAGCGAAGGGCTGAACGACAACGCGGTGGCACTTTTCGaagcgaggaagaaggctggGAATATGCTGGCTAGAGACATCCCCGAGTACAAGAAGCTGCAAGAGAAATTGGAGTCGCTGAATGGCGCCAACACCTCTTTCTTCACATTCTTCGGCTGG cgCAAGGCAGGAGAGAGGGTGGAAGTGCCGGAAGtcagcgaggaggatgaggaagcgGCGGACGATTCCGAGGTGGAGGTGCACGAGGCCGGAGAGCAGGTGGCTGTGACAATTGCGGAGGACTTGTGGCCGAATGCGATCAAGTTCTTCACGCAGGCGCAGGAGTTGGGAGAGATGTCGGATGTtgatttcgaggaggatgatgacgaggaggagagtggagaggatgagccGGTTGATATCAGGGCATTGGTGGGTGGAAAGGACAAGGGCAAAGCTGCGAAGAGGTTGAGTGATAGTGGTCCGCcctcgaagaagcagaagaaatAG